In one window of Zygosaccharomyces rouxii strain CBS732 chromosome E complete sequence DNA:
- the OTU2 gene encoding deubiquitinase OTU2 (similar to uniprot|P38747 Saccharomyces cerevisiae YHL013C Hypothetical ORF) — MDEILSRHRKESKDLQNRITGMKKQATKSTRKQVMAKCNDLEQEMKQRHELEIKEFNGEMKNEDEEVTPEKLLEQLSIDNDTQKTTESTSAPTPAPTSEPKKRRNRQKERLAKRDAEIVKMKQEAEEEASKQPDLKKIEQDSLDQLCNLNHLMPHDIKPDGHCLFASILDQLTVRHGIKDLDIYKLRQLACNYIRSHSDDFIPYLFDENTMQLQNINEYTDEMEKTAKWGGEIEILALSKVFDCPISILMSGRATHIINEAGEKPELKLIYYKHSYALGEHYNSLHNA, encoded by the coding sequence ATGGATGAAATCTTATCAAGACATAGAAAGGAGAGTAAAGATCTTCAAAACCGAATAACCGGTATGAAGAAACAGGCAACAAAATCGACTCGTAAACAGGTAATGGCGAAATGTAATGATCTTGAACAGGAAATGAAACAGAGGCATGAATTAGAAATCAAGGAGTTTAACGGTGAAATGAAGaacgaagatgaagaagtcACACCAGAAAAACTGCTAGAACAGCTTTCTATAGATAACGATACACAAAAGACGACGGAGTCCACATCAGCGCCAACGCCAGCGCCTACGTCAGAGCCAAAGAAACGTAGAAATAGACAAAAGGAGAGATTAGCCAAGAGAGATGCGGAAATTGTAAAGATGAAGCAAGAAGCGGAAGAAGAAGCCTCGAAGCAAccagatttgaagaagattgaaCAGGATTCATTAGATCAACTCTGTAATTTGAACCATTTGATGCCGCATGATATCAAACCAGATGGTCATTGTCTTTTTGCATCAATTTTAGATCAATTAACTGTTCGCCATGGGATTAAAGACTTGGATATCTACAAACTACGTCAATTGGCATGCAATTATATTCGTTCTCACAGCGACGATTTTATACCATATctttttgatgaaaatacgATGCAATTACAAAATATTAATGAATATACCGATGAAATGGAGAAGACTGCGAAGTGGGgaggtgaaattgaaatcttaGCACTGTCCAAGGTTTTTGATTGTCCCATTAGCATTTTAATGAGTGGTAGAGCTACACATATAATCAACGAAGCCGGTGAAAAACCGGAACTGAAATTAATCTACTACAAGCATAGTTACGCCCTCGGTGAGCATTATAATTCGTTACACAATGCTTGA
- the YLF2 gene encoding Ylf2p (highly similar to uniprot|P38746 Saccharomyces cerevisiae YHL014C YLF2 Protein of unknown function, has weak similarity to E. coli GTP-binding protein gtp1), with translation MSIARKVLLGRPSNNLTTGIVGLANVGKSTFFQAVTDSKLGNPANYPFATIKPEEAKVQIPSNRLSHLAKLYQSAKCVPATLTMYDIAGLIRGASSGEGLGSAFLNDIRHVDGIYQVVRGFVKEEITHIEGSVDPVRDLSVVQDELILKDVEFLEGIREKIGRKMGRTAKTSMEYRDLSVELELMNSLEEHLYEGRKIIHFKDDWTPQEVSILNRHNFLTAKPSLVLLNVSAKDYILGQNQFVKPVKDWLNAYSPGDELVLFSAEFESAYNELGSNAQDLLKHAETTWGLSQRQLPNSALPQILLKMRELLHLISFFTCGPAESRQWTIREGTTAPEAAGVIHTDLQKTFINASVIKYEDLAQLEPPLQESILKSQAKIKRAGKQYEVEDGDVVLFKAAGGKAR, from the coding sequence ATGTCAATAGCACGCAAAGTCCTTCTGGGACGTCCTTCTAACAACTTGACAACTGGAATTGTAGGATTAGCTAATGTTGGTAAATCGACTTTTTTCCAAGCTGTAACTGATTCAAAATTAGGTAATCCTGCGAATTACCCATTTGCAACTATAAAACCTGAAGAAGCTAAAGTGCAAATCCCAAGTAATCGTCTTTCACATTTAGCCAAGTTGTATCAAAGTGCAAAATGTGTACCTGCTACCTTGACAATGTACGATATCGCAGGTTTAATCAGAGGCGCATCAAGCGGTGAAGGATTGGGATCAGCATTTTTAAACGATATTAGACATGTCGATGGGATTTATCAAGTAGTTAGAGGCTTCGTTAAGGAAGAAATCACGCACATAGAAGGTTCTGTTGACCCAGTGAGAGATTTATCAGTGGTACAAGACGAATTAATCCTTAAGGATGTGGAATTTTTAGAGGGTATTAgggaaaaaattggtagGAAGATGGGCAGAACTGCTAAAACATCAATGGAATATCGAGACCTTTCCGTAGAATTAGAGTTAATGAACTCTCTTGAGGAACATCTTTATGAAGGTCGTAAAATTATCCACTTTAAAGACGATTGGACTCCACAAGAAGTTTCAATTCTTAACAGGCACAATTTTTTAACCGCCAAACCCTCTCTAGTTCTATTAAACGTCAGTGCCAAGGATTATATCTTGGGTCAAAATCAGTTTGTCAAACCAGTAAAAGATTGGCTCAATGCTTACTCTCCTGGCGATGAATTAGTTTTGTTCAGTGCAGAATTCGAATCAGCCTACAACGAATTGGGTAGCAATGCGCAAGATTTATTAAAACATGCTGAAACCACTTGGGGGTTATCTCAACGCCAATTGCCGAATAGTGCTCTTCCTCAAATTTTACTGAAGATGAGAGAACTGTTACATCTAATAAGTTTCTTTACGTGCGGACCGGCTGAATCTAGACAATGGACCATTAGAGAAGGTACAACGGCACCTGAAGCCGCAGGTGTCATCCATACAGATTTGCAAAAGACCTTTATTAATGCGAGCGTAATCAAATATGAAGATCTCGCCCAATTGGAACCACCATTGCAAGAATCTATCCTCAAATCACAAGCAAAGATTAAGCGTGCTGGTAAACAGTACGAAGTTGAAGACGGTGACGTTGTCTTATTCAAGGCTGCTGGAGGTAAGGCAAGATAG
- the RPS20 gene encoding 40S ribosomal protein uS10 (highly similar to uniprot|P38701 Saccharomyces cerevisiae YHL015W RPS20), with translation MSEFEKGKVQEQEQPQIIKIRITLTSTKVKQLENVSANIVRNAEQYKLTKKGPVRLPTKVLKICTRKAPNGEGSKTWDTYEMRIHKRYIDLEAPISVVKKITQITIEPGVDVEVEVAKN, from the coding sequence atgtCTGAATTCGAAAAGGGTAAGGtccaagaacaagaacaaccTCAAATCATCAAGATCAGAATCACTTTGACCTCCACCAAGGTTAAGCAATTGGAAAACGTTTCTGCTAACATTGTCAGAAATGCTGAACAATACAAATTGACCAAGAAGGGTCCTGTCAGATTACCAACCAAGGTTCTAAAGATCTGCACCAGAAAGGCTCCAAACGGTGAAGGTTCCAAGACCTGGGACACCTACGAAATGAGAATCCACAAGAGATACATCGACTTGGAAGCTCCAATTTCCGTGGTTAAGAAGATCACTCAAATCACCATCGAACCAGGTGTCGATGTTGAAGTTGAAGTTGCTAAGAACTAA
- a CDS encoding URC4/urg3 family protein (conserved hypothetical protein) has product MTVPKPAEFFKTIRSVRDTTGPVYQLIKNQGEGNYYKLDESKMDQVTEYLCKIIARDYGDNYNSIPPHGRWQHLNAGGHLRVEQLIDQWRAAKTDEVEISRRLIDLLVVSVLVDAGAGNLWKYIVGESESYSRSEGLAVASYYLFVDGEFSSDSNTKFQVNGQKLKDFTMDQFVKGFQVSDANPLNGAEGRLQLIQKLGDSLLTHPEIFGSDARPGGIVDFLKKEASTGNCIDLNDIWNALMDGFVTIWPQGRATIQGQPLGDSWSLDTKSKTEKKWDDEFLDSLVTFHKLTQWLCYSLLVPLEKFGHKFQVSNKELQTGLPEYRNGGLFYDFGVIALKPEHLKRGLALSDKLGVKEPIPTFTAEDGAIVEWRCLTIGLLDELHALVNKRLNTNLALPQVIEAGSWKAGREIAAEKRPLTKGPPIELQSDGTVF; this is encoded by the coding sequence ATGACTGTTCCCAAGCCTGCAGAATTCTTCAAGACTATACGGTCTGTTCGTGATACTACAGGACCAGtttaccaattgatcaagaatCAAGGTGAAGGTAATTACTACAAGCTCGATGAATCCAAGATGGACCAAGTTACCGAATACCTATGCAAGATCATTGCACGCGATTATGGTGATAATTACAATTCCATCCCACCTCATGGCAGATGGCAGCACTTGAATGCTGGTGGTCATTTGAGAGTTGAACAGTTGATTGACCAGTGGCGTGCCGCCAAAACAGATGAGGTCGAGATTTCTAGAAGACTTATAGATTTGCTTGTCGTTAGTGTGCTTGTGGACGCCGGTGCAGGTAACCTATGGAAATATATTGTAGGTGAATCAGAGAGTTACTCGAGATCTGAAGGTTTGGCAGTGGCGTCTTATTACCTCTTTGTGGATGGCGAATTTTCCAGTGATTCGAATACAAAATTCCAGGTCAATGGCCAAAAGCtcaaagattttaccaTGGATCAATTCGTTAAAGGGTTTCAGGTCTCGGATGCGAACCCATTGAATGGTGCAGAAGGTAGATTACAattaattcaaaaattgggtGATTCACTTCTAACACATCCAGAAATCTTTGGTTCTGATGCCAGACCCGGTGGTATAGTCGATTTCTTAAAAAAAGAAGCCTCCACCGGTAATTGTATCGATTTGAATGACATATGGAACGCTCTCATGGACGGATTTGTCACTATTTGGCCTCAGGGTAGGGCGACAATTCAAGGTCAACCCTTGGGTGACTCTTGGAGTTTGGATACCAAGTCAAAGAccgaaaaaaaatgggatgatgaatttttagataGCCTTGTGACCTTCCATAAACTTACCCAATGGCTATGTTACTCTCTTTTAGTTCCACTGGAGAAATTCGGCCACAAGTTTCAAGTATCAaacaaagaattgcaaaCGGGATTGCCTGAATACAGAAACGGTGGACTATTTTACGATTTTGGTGTCATTGCACTGAAACCAgaacatttgaaaagaggGTTGGCTCTATCTGACAAACTTGGTGTTAAAGAACCAATTCCAACGTTTACCGCGGAAGACGGCGCTATAGTTGAATGGAGATGCCTGACTATTGGTCTCTTAGATGAACTACATGCATTGGTTAACAAACGCTTAAACACCAATCTAGCTCTACCCCAGGTGATTGAAGCAGGGTCTTGGAAAGCAGGTAGAGAAATAGCCGCTGAGAAGAGACCCTTAACGAAGGGGCCTCCTATCGAATTACAAAGTGACGGTACAGTCTTTTAA
- a CDS encoding lung seven transmembrane receptor family protein (similar to uniprot|P32857 Saccharomyces cerevisiae YKL039W PTM1 Putative membrane protein), protein MKDFAGFRMSVAKILLTFGFLLNLCVANKMTMDQDDIQVCSGMYSKQDHGGKTDPFISFNMKKLTNGDPGVVVAIFDFQDYEHLGVEVSEGVHHYICDDYAISKGYCKEDKKDQFIVQDVAYDPYTGANKTLANKVMSFSQNAAGLHDKKYPVTKTGYYCVLGFSKSDSTKYQAVVNFRNAYGHLAASEINKLPLYGLLAIGYVVAMALYSFAFWRHKHELLPLQKYLLAFFVFLTAEAIFVWAYYNIQNEKGDTAGIKVYMVFLSILTAAKVTFSFFLLLLIALGYGIVYPKLNKTLMRRCQLFAVLNFALSVAFLIQSYLEDPESTSLMILITLVPVSITMFAFYFMILKSMTNTVRYLRDQRQVVKLGMYKKLMTIIYASLLIILAGLVISSFVFLGMNTIEMIEQHWRTRFFFTDFWPTLVYFGVFVIFAFIWRPTDTSYMLACSQQLPTDPENVADFDLDDLQSMGELDNEFDDTIRDEDINFTDEEEHQPQHEEVHHDDDTHNKDGNINPPKSA, encoded by the coding sequence atgaaagattTCGCAGGGTTTAGGATGAGTGTTGCCAAGATTTTACTCACTTTTGGATTCCTATTAAACTTATGTGTGGCCAATAAGATGACAATGGATCAGGACGATATCCAGGTATGCTCTGGTATGTATTCGAAGCAAGACCACGGTGGTAAGACAGATCCGTTCATATCTTTCaacatgaagaaattgacTAATGGAGATCCTGGTGTCGTGGTAGCTATCTTCGATTTTCAAGATTATGAGCATTTGGGTGTAGAGGTTAGCGAAGGTGTTCACCACTATATCTGTGACGATTATGCTATTAGTAAAGGCTACTGTAAAGAAGATAAGAAGGACCAATTCATTGTGCAAGACGTGGCATACGACCCTTATACTGGAGCTAATAAAACGTTGGCCAACAAAGTTATGTCATTTTCTCAAAACGCAGCAGGCTTACACGATAAAAAATACCCAGTGACTAAGACCGGTTATTACTGTGTTCTTGGATTTAGTAAATCTGATTCTACAAAGTATCAGGCTGTGGTCAATTTCAGAAATGCATATGGTCATTTAGCAGCCTCTGAAATTAACAAATTGCCTTTGTATGGTTTATTGGCCATCGGTTATGTGGTTGCCATGGCATTGTACTCCTTTGCCTTCTGGAGACATAAACACGAACTTTTACCTCTACAAAAATACTTGTTGGCATTCTTTGTGTTTTTAACTGCTGAAGCCATCTTCGTGTGGGCTTATTATAATATTCAAAATGAGAAGGGTGATACTGCGGGTATCAAAGTTTATATGGTTTTCCTTTCCATCTTAACCGCTGCTAAGGTTACCTTTTCattcttccttcttttaTTGATTGCGCTTGGTTATGGTATTGTTTACCCCAAGTTGAACAAGACTTTGATGAGACGTTGTCAATTGTTTGCCGTTTTAAACTTTGCATTGTCGGTGGCATTCTTGATTCAAAGttatttggaagatcctGAATCTACATCtttgatgattttaatCACATTGGTCCCAGTTTCAATCACGATGTTTGCCTTCTATTTcatgattttgaaatctaTGACCAATACTGTTCGTTATTTGAGAGATCAAAGACAAGTGGTTAAATTGGGAATGTACAAGAAACTGATGACCATCATCTACGCCTCTTTGCTGATCATCTTAGCTGGACTCGTAATATCGTCATTTGTCTTCTTGGGAATGAACACTATCGAAATGATTGAACAACATTGGAGAacaagatttttcttcaccGATTTTTGGCCAACTTTGGTTTATTTTGGTGTCTTTGTCATATTTGCGTTCATTTGGAGACCAACAGATACCTCCTATATGTTGGCTTGTTCCCAGCAATTGCCTACAGATCCAGAAAATGTAGCGGATTTCGATTTGGACGATTTACAGTCGATgggtgaattggataacGAATTCGATGACACTATTAGAGACGAAGATATTAACTTcacagatgaagaagaacatcAACCACAACATGAAGAAGTACATCACGATGACGATACCCACAACAAAGATGGGAACATAAATCCTCCCAAATCTGCGTAA
- the NFU1 gene encoding Nfu1p (similar to uniprot|P32860 Saccharomyces cerevisiae YKL040C), producing MFRFAGFNVSKCLRPNMVSMPRRFIAIKTMTTPNENALKFISTDGEMLQDKGSSSLEIKNSDESLIEHSNLAQRIFLQCPGVESLMIGDDFLTVNKDSMVHWNQIKPGVIELLTSQLASGEDVVSDEFHTIRDSDAGYEVTAPKFELSEEDEEVSDMIDELIQTRIRPAIQDDGGDIQYRAYDPKTGTVYLKLQGACKSCSSSEDTLKAGIEGMLKHYVDEVTNVVQMLDPEEEIALREFDKMEQRIQQKNAEQ from the coding sequence ATGTTTAGATTTGCTGGATTTAATGTATCAAAGTGTTTGAGGCCCAATATGGTTTCTATGCCTCGTAGGTTCATCGCCATCAAGACGATGACTACCCCCAATGAAAATGCACTAAAATTTATTTCTACCGATGGTGAAATGCTACAGGACAAGGGCAGTAGTAGTTTAGAAATTAAGAACTCGGATGAATCCTTGATTGAACATTCCAACTTAGCACAGCGTATTTTTCTGCAATGTCCCGGAGTTGAATCACTAATGATTGGTGATGATTTCCTGACTGTTAACAAAGATAGTATGGTTCATTGGAATCAAATTAAGCCGGGTGTCATCGAACTGCTAACAAGCCAGCTAGCTTCAGGTGAAGATGTTGTATCTGATGAATTCCATACCATAAGGGATTCTGACGCTGGATACGAAGTTACGGcaccaaaatttgaacTGTCTGAAGAGGACGAAGAAGTCAGCGATATgattgatgaattaataCAAACAAGAATCAGACCTGCCATCCAAGATGACGGTGGTGATATTCAATACCGTGCATACGATCCAAAGACGGGTACAGTGTATTTGAAACTACAGGGTGCATGCAAGTCCTGTTCATCTAGTGAAGATACTTTGAAAGCTGGTATCGAAGGTATGCTGAAGCATTATGTGGATGAAGTAACGAATGTGGTACAAATGTTGGATCCAGAGGAGGAAATTGCATTAAGGGAGTTTGACAAGATGGAACAAAGAATACAACAGAAAAATGCTGAGCAGTAA